A region of Argentina anserina chromosome 5, drPotAnse1.1, whole genome shotgun sequence DNA encodes the following proteins:
- the LOC126793180 gene encoding protein MNN4-like, whose protein sequence is MYHCSRRLQSTFTRVRLHHHQQQQQQRQRQPFCSKSRHDGLSSYDESLKKLDKLDFATAAKMLFTEPPPKNKKFGLDFHLVQLFFACMPSFAVYLVAQYARYEMRKMEADQEQKRKKEEEEEKVKEIELSAAKEKEARSAPEILEVRERLEKLEEAVKEIAVESKKHMVNDQAKGHEGDIPKKSMGTEASTLNSSESSRPVEKDPLKQDSVEPKPAAGKNGLSGSAKAPNASPEKTIQDGGPSEDAKT, encoded by the exons ATGTACCACTGCAGCCGGAGACTGCAATCGACGTTTACCCGGGTCCGActccatcatcatcaacaacaacaacaacaacgacAACGACAACCATTTTGTTCCAAATCCCGCCACGATGGTCTGAGCTCGTACGATGAGTCGTTGAAGAAGCTCGACAAATTGGACTTCGCCACTGCCGCCAAAATGCTCTTCACTGAGCCGCCCcccaaaaacaagaaatttgG GCTTGATTTTCATTTGGTACAACTATTCTTTGCTTGTATGCCTTCCTTTG CTGTATATCTGGTGGCTCAGTATGCTCGCTATGAGATGAGAAAAATGGAAGCA GATCAGGAGCAGAAAAGGaagaaagaggaagaagaagagaaagtaAAAGAAATAGAACTAAGTGCTgctaaagaaaaagaagcaagATCCGCTCCAGAGATTTTGGaggtgagagagagattagAAAAACTTGAAGAAGCTGTGAAGGAAATTGCGGTGGAGTCAAAGAAGCATATGGTAAATGACCAAGCAAAAGGCCATGAGGGTGACATCCCAAAGAAAAGTATGGGAACAGAGGCAAGTACCCTGAATAGTTCAGAATCTAGCAGGCCAGTTGAGAAAGACCCCCTCAAACAGGATTCTGTAGAGCCAAAGCCAGCTGCAGGCAAAAATGGGTTAAGTGGGTCAGCAAAAGCTCCTAATGCTTCTCCAGAGAAAACGATTCAGGATGGTGGGCCGTCTGAAGATGCTAAAACATGA
- the LOC126795683 gene encoding uncharacterized protein LOC126795683: MLGIANICKGYKSLVMKWNTQHKPPASLDETSKERDDNDFIISYPSTPLGGGLNHTHSIDDSLLSRRTFSRNKSSRRCKTPTPRSFSRSMSRSTTPSSRRNPSESDILASITRNLSREAEIAASISRNISRNMSSNAGRNLSRTMSQNNAATRRHPSESDLPSPSPASPPSASPTPASPSPAASPSTTRSPHTSKTCETDPTTPLSRTPSRRSTTPIVFSQTTARRKPPPVEKTLEFTLEELCHGCVKKIKITRDVINHVGIIVKEEEILKINVQPGWRKGTRITFEGKGDEKPGYLPADIIFLIDEKRHHLFKRAGRDDLEIAVEIPLADALGGCSFPAPLLGGEKMDLSFDDIIYHGYEKVIEGQGMPRLKEPTKRGDLRITCLVKFPRKLSNEQREEAVRILQDCNYQYKQYNSSKSSTSYHVDFIQGDP; encoded by the exons ATGCTCGGAATAGCCAACATTTGCAAGGGATACAAATCCCTTGTAATGAAATGGAATACCCAACACAAGCCTCCGGCCTCTCTGGATGAAACGTCCAAG GAGAGAGATGATAATGATTTTATAATTAGTTATCCATCAACACCACTAGGTGGTGGTTTGAATCATACGCACAGCATTGATGATAGCTTACTCTCGCGTCGAACTTTTTCGAGGAACAAGAGTAGCAGAAGATGCAAGACCCCCACGCCAAGGTCCTTCTCAAGAAGTATGAGCAGGAGCACCACCCCATCAAGCCGTAGGAACCCCTCCGAGTCCGATATCCTTGCCTCTATAACAAGAAATCTAAGTCGGGAGGCTGAAATTGCCGCTTCTATATCAAGAAATATAAGCAGGAATATGAGCAGCAATGCAGGCCGCAATTTGAGCAGGACTATGAGCCAGAATAACGCTGCGACAAGGCGGCACCCTTCTGAGTCTGATTTACCCTCTCCATCACCTGCATCTCCACCGTCCGCCTCTCCAACACCGGCTTCACCTTCACCTGCTGCGTCCCCTTCTACCACTCGATCGCCTCATACAAGTAAAACATGTGAAACAGACCCTACCACACCTCTATCAAGAACTCCAAGCAGAAGGAGCACCACCCCAATTGTGTTCTCTCAGACAACTGCTAGAAGAAAACCTCCCCCGGTTGAGAAGACGCTTGAATTCACACTTGAAGAGTTGTGTCATGGATGCGTAAAGAAGATCAAGATTACTAGAGATGTTATCAATCATGTCGG GATTATTGTGAAAGAAGAGGAAATACTAAAAATAAACGTGCAGCCAGGTTGGAGGAAAGGAACAAGGATTACATTCGAAGGGAAAGGGGATGAGAAACCCGGGTACCTTCCAGCCGATATCATCTTCTTGATAGATGAAAAGAGGCATCATTTGTTCAAAAGAGCAGGCCGGGACGACTTGGAAATCGCTGTTGAGATTCCACTGGCGGATGCATTGGGAGGCTGCTCGTTTCCAGCTCCTTTGTTAGGAGGTGAAAAGATGGATCTGTCATTCGACGACATCATATACCATGGTTATGAAAAGGTCATTGAAGGACAAGGAATGCCAAGGCTTAAAGAACCAACAAAGAGAGGTGACCTCCGCATTACTTGTCTCGTTAAGTTTCCCAGAAAATTGAGCAACGAGCAACGAGAAGAAGCTGTTAGAATTTTACAAGACTGTAACTATCAGTACAAGCAATACAACAGTTCTAAATCCTCCACGAGCTACCATGTGGATTTCATTCAAGGGGATCCGTAA
- the LOC126793177 gene encoding uncharacterized protein LOC126793177 has protein sequence MEAYSESSPKKRLDHGSETRFPGLQLESEPSDHNHHHRFHSMNALEILRETVRILRFNSWGFLAIATLLICPVSAAVLLSNMLVDHSLVKRLTVRMLLIAKSSGLPLRPFVSHSCQKLAEMAISSAMCFPLYITLSLLSKAALVYSVYWSYSLKKFDAAKFYVVICKIWRRLVSTYVWMCMVVVGCLALFLIVLLAVCNTCSIFGMSPELIIYAAMVVGLIFSVVFANAIIICNIAMVICVLEDVSGPEALVQSGALIRGQTQVGLLIFLGSTIGMAFVEGLFEHRVKTLSYGDGSSRIWEGPLLVVMYSFVVLIDSMMSAVFYFSCRSFRMETSLEGESDSILESITFSAESVGIQ, from the coding sequence atggAGGCGTACAGTGAAAGTTCCCCAAAAAAGAGATTAGATCATGGATCCGAAACCCGTTTCCCAGGATTGCAGTTGGAATCTGAGCCGTCCGATCACAATCATCATCACAGGTTCCACTCAATGAATGCCCTGGAAATCTTGAGGGAGACGGTTCGAATTCTCCGCTTCAATTCCTGGGGATTCTTGGCAATTGCCACCTTGCTAATCTGCCCGGTGTCCGCCGCCGTGCTTTTGTCGAATATGTTAGTTGATCATTCACTTGTAAAGAGACTAACTGTTAGGATGTTACTGATTGCCAAGTCCAGCGGACTCCCATTGAGGCCTTTCGTCAGTCACTCGTGCCAGAAGCTTGCCGAGATGGCTATCTCCTCCGCAATGTGCTTTCCTTTGTACATCACATTGTCGCTGTTGTCGAAAGCCGCGCTTGTGTACTCTGTGTATTGGAGTTATTCCCTCAAGAAGTTTGATGCGGCTAAGTTTTACGTGGTGATCTGCAAGATATGGAGGCGGCTTGTTTCTACCTATGTGTGGATGTGCATGGTGGTTGTTGGTTGCCTCGCCTTGTTTTTGATTGTTCTTCTTGCAGTGTGCAATACGTGTTCTATATTTGGGATGTCGCCCGAGCTTATCATCTATGCCGCAATGGTGGTTGGGCTTATCTTCTCGGTTGTTTTCGCTAATGCTATCATTATTTGCAACATTGCCATGGTGATATGTGTTTTGGAGGATGTGTCAGGACCAGAGGCATTGGTTCAGTCTGGGGCGTTGATCAGGGGCCAGACTCAGGTGGGTCTACTCATTTTTCTTggatccacaattggaatggctTTTGTTGAGGGCTTGTTTGAGCATAGAGTGAAGACGTTGAGCTACGGTGATGGGTCTTCTCGCATATGGGAAGGGCCTCTTTTGGTGGTTATGTATTCATTTGTAGTGCTTATTGACTCTATGATGAGTGCTGTTTTCTACTTCAGTTGCCGATCTTTTAGGATGGAAACATCTTTAGAAGGTGAATCTGATTCGATTTTGGAAAGCATAACTTTTTCTGCTGAATCAGTTGGTATACAATGA
- the LOC126793165 gene encoding uncharacterized protein LOC126793165, which yields MSQSLELLLIQFLMPDNDARRQAEDQIKRLAKDPQVVPALVQHLRTAKTPNVRQLAAVLLRKKITGHWAKLSPQLKSLVKQSLIESITMEHSPPVRRASANVVSVVAKYAVPAGEWPDLLPFLFQCSQSAQEEHREVALVLFSSLTETIGNTFRPHFADLQALLLKCLQDETSNRVRVAALKAVGSFLEFTHDGTEVVKFREFIPSILNVSRQCLAAGEEDVAVIAFEIFDELIESPAPLLGESIKSIVQFSLEVCSSQTLESNTRHQAVQIISWLAKYKYKSLKKYKLIIPILQIMCPLLAESTNGEDDDDLAPDRAAAEVIDTMALNIPKQVFSPVLEFASISSQNANPKYREASVTALGIISEGCVELMKDKLDPVLHVVLGALRDPEEMVRGAASFALGQFAEHLQPEIVSHYESVLPCILNALEDASNDVTEKSYYALAAFCENMGEEILPFLDPLMGKLLGAIHNSPRNLQETCMSAIGSVATAAEQAFVPYAEKVLELIKNFMVLTNDEDLCSRARATELVGIVAMSVGRAGMEPILPPYIEAAISGFGLEFSELREYTHGFFSNVAEILDDGFIQYLPHVVPLAISSCNLDDGSAVDVDESDDENINGFGGVSSDDEAHDEPRVRNISVRTGVLDEKAAATQALGLFALHTKTSYGPYLEESLKILTRHSGYFHEDVRLQAITALKHILTVAHAIYQNHNEGQAKAKEVLDSVMNIYIKTMTEDDDKEVVAQACMSIADIIKDFGYMAVEPYMSLLVDATLVLLQEKSACQQTVSDDEIDDGDVEHDEELMDAVSDLLPAFAKSMGPHFATNFAKLFGPLMEFAKASRPLQDRTMVVACLAEVAQNMGAPIAAYVDNVMPLVLKELTSSDSTNRRNAAFCVGELCRNGGEGTFKYYGDILRRLSPLFGESEPDNAVRDNAAGAVARMIMVHPELIPLNEVLPVFLKVLPLKEDHEESMAVYTCVSTLVLSSNAEILSLVPELVNVFAQVVASPVEPTEVKAHVGRAFSHLVSIYGHQMQPLLNNLSPQHANALATFAPKS from the exons ATGTCGCAGTCGCTGGAGCTTTTGCTGATACAGTTCCTGATGCCGGACAACGACGCCCGGCGGCAAGCGGAGGACCAGATTAAGCGCCTGGCTAAAGACCCTCAAGTCGTCCCCGCCCTCGTCCAGCACCTCCGCACCGCCAAGACTCCCAACGTCCGCCAACTCGCCGCCGTCCTCCTCCGCAAGAAGATCACCGGACACTGGGCCAAGCTGTCCCCTCAGCTCAAGAGCCTCGTCAAGCAGTCCCTCATTGAGAGCATCACCATGGAGCACAG TCCGCCGGTGCGGCGGGCCAGTGCCAATGTAGTTAGTGTTGTTGCGAAATATGCTGTCCCAGCCGGAGAATGGCCGGACCTGTTGCCGTTTCTGTTTCAATGTAGTCAGAGTGCGCAGGAGGAACATAGAGAG GTGGCATTGGTCCTTTTCAGCTCTTTGACTGAAACAATTGGGAATACATTTCGGCCACATTTCGCGGATTTGCAAGCTTTACTTCTGAAATGCTTGCAGGATGAGACAAGCAACCGTGTCAGAGTAGCTGCACTCAA GGCAGTGGGGTCTTTTCTAGAATTCACTCACGATGGGACCGAAGTT GTCAAGTTTCGGGAATTCATTCCCAGCATTTTGAACGTATCAAGACAATGCCTTGCTGCTGGCGAGGAGGACGTTGCTGTAATTGCTTTTGAGATTTTTGACGAGCTAATTGAATCTCCTGCACCTCTTCTTGGGGAGTCTATTAAATCCATTGTGCAGTTCTCTCTTGAAGTTTGCTCAAGTCAAACTTTGGAGTCTAACACTCGTCATCAG GCAGTCCAAATAATCTCATGGCTGGCAAAGTATAAATACAAATCCCTAAAAAAGTATAAGCTCATCATTCCCATTCTGCAAATAATGTGTCCATTGCTTGCCGAATCAACtaatggagaagatgatgatgatcttgCTCCAGATCGAGCTGCTGCAGAAGTTATTGACACTATGGCTTTGAATATTCCAAAGCAAGTCTTCAGTCCTGTTCTTGAATTTGCTTCTATAAGCAGTCAGAATGCAAATCCTAAGTATAGGGAAGCTTCTGTTACTGCTTTAGGTATCATTTCAGAGGGTTGTGTGGAGTTGATGAAAGATAAGTTGGATCCAGTTCTTCATGTTGTTTTAGGTGCTTTGAGGGATCCGGAGGAAATGGTAAGGGGAGCTGCTTCCTTTGCCTTGGGTCAGTTTGCTGAGCATTTACAACCTGAAATTGTATCTCACTATGAAAGTGTACTGCCCTGCATCTTGAATGCCCTGGAGGATGCATCTAACGATGTGACG GAAAAGTCATATTATGCTTTGGCTGCATTTTGTGAGAACATGGGTGAGGAAATACTACCATTTCTTGATCCCTTAATGGGGAAACTACTAGGGGCTATCCATAATAGCCCTCGTAATTTGCAGGAGACATGCATG TCTGCAATTGGATCAGTTGCTACCGCTGCAGAACAAGCCTTCGTTCCATATGCTGAAAAGGTTTTGGAGTTAATAAAGAATTTCATGGTGCTCACTAATGATGAGGATCTCTGTTCACGAGCAAGAGCTACTGAATTAGTTGGAATAGTCGCGATGTCTGTGGGGAGAGCTGGGATGGAACCAATTTTACCGCCTTATATTGAAGCTGCAATTTCT ggttttgGATTGGAGTTTAGTGAGCTTCGAGAGTATACACATGGATTCTTCAGTAATGTTGCAGAAATTTTGGATGATGGATTTATACAG TATCTTCCTCATGTTGTCCCACTGGCAATTTCCTCGTGTAATCTTGATGATGGCTCTGCAGTGGACGTTGATGAATCTGACGATGAAAATATCAATGGATTTGGTGGAGTTTCGTCCGATGACGAAGCTCATGATGAACCAAGAGTACGAAATATTAGTGTAAGAACAGGCGTTTTGGATGAAAAGGCTGCTGCAACTCAAGCGCTTGGCTTATTTGCACTGCATACAAAGACTTCATACGGACC CTATTTGGAGGAGTCATTAAAGATTCTAACAAGACACTCGGGCTATTTTCATGAAGATGTTCGGCTCCAGGCAATCACTGCCTTGAAAC ATATTTTAACAGTGGCACATGCAATTTACCAGAATCATAAT GAAGGACAAGCAAAGGCCAAAGAAGTTCTAG ATAGTGTGATGAATATTTATATCAAGACTATGACTGAAGATGACGACAAGGAGGTGGTTGCCCAAGCTTGTATGAGCATTGCTGACATCATTAAAGATTTTGGATATATGGCGGTTGAACCCT ATATGTCCCTGCTGGTTGATGCTACTTTGGTACTGCTTCAGGAGAAATCAGCTTGTCAGCAGACAGTatctgatgatgaaattgatgaTGGTGATGTTGAACATGATGAAGAGCTCATGGATGCAGTCTCTGATCTGCTCCCTGCTTTTGCCAAGTCCATGGGTCCTCATTTTGCAACTAACTTTGCAAAACTTTTTGGCCCTTTAATGGAGTTTGCG AAAGCTTCACGGCCATTGCAGGATCGGACTATGGTTGTTGCCTGCCTTGCTGAAGTTGCTCAGAACATGGGTGCTCCAATTGCAGCATATGTTGAT AATGTGATGCCCTTGGTACTCAAGGAACTAACATCCTCAGACTCAACCAATAggaggaatgctgcattttgTGTTGGAGAGTTGTGCAGAAATGGGGGTGAGGGGACATTCAA ATATTATGGAGATATATTACGTCGGCTTTCTCCATTATTTGGGGAATCTGAGCCGGATAATGCTGTCAGGGATAATGCAGCTGGTGCAGTTGCAAGAATGATAATGGTGCACCCCGAGCTTATCCCATTGAACGAG GTACTTCCTGTTTTTCTGAAAGTTCTCCCACTTAAAGAAGATCATGAGGAATCCATGGCAGTGTACACTTGCGTCTCTACTCTTGTTTTATCATCCAATGCTGAG ATTCTTTCTCTGGTCCCTGAGTTGGTTAATGTATTTGCTCAAGTTGTGGCATCACCAGTTGAACCTACCGAGGTGAAAGCACATGTAGGCAGAGCTTTTTCTCACCTGGTTTCAATCTATGGCCATCAGATGCAGCCCCTTCTGAACAATCTATCCCCTCAACATGCTAATGCCCTTGCCACATTTGCTCCAAAGAGCTGA